A region of Periplaneta americana isolate PAMFEO1 chromosome 16, P.americana_PAMFEO1_priV1, whole genome shotgun sequence DNA encodes the following proteins:
- the LOC138690989 gene encoding putative nuclease HARBI1 encodes MAARFDVLDGIEDEMMYLEHANHCGNNRIGVIVERGDPFEDLGDRKFEERFRLSKETVWWLVDQMNDRLEFPTNRNNPVSPMNRVLATLRSYATGAFNIVIGDTANIHRTTVQRITSEVSEIIASFFPRFIVFPARADLQNVMDGFHQIDGFPGVIGTIDCTHIRIQSPGGDNAEHFRNRKGYFSLNCQTISDHNLLIRDIVARWAGSVHDSTIFRNCARRAQFENGEIPHGYLLGDGGYACKPYLLTPLLNPLTPAEQRYNRAHIKTRNTVERQYGIWKRRFPILSVGLRCGLQKAMTVITATAVLHNIARSTSNEEPPEDPQMVRLLEELRGLRGPDIDDDEPVPQGELMQRNDAVPGRAFRQAIINQHFQ; translated from the coding sequence atggcggcacgatttgacgtacttgatggaatcgaagatgaaatgatgtatcttgaacacgcaaatcactgcggaaataatagaattggtgttattgtagaaagaggagATCCTTTCGAAGATCTGGGAGACAGAAAATTTGAAGAGAGATTTCGACTGAGTAAAGAAACAGTGTGGTGGTTAGTGGACCAAATGAACGATAGGTTAGAGTTCCCTACCAACAGAAATAATCCCGTTTCTCCTATGAACAGAGTTTTGGCAACTTTACGATCGTATGCCACAGGTGCTTTTAATATTGTTATCGGGGACACTGCTAATATACATCGAACAACAGTGCAGCGTATCACCAGTGAAGTGTCGGAAATCATTGCATCGTTCTTTCCACGCTTCATTGTTTTTCCAGCAAGGGccgatttacaaaatgtaatggatGGATTTCATCAAATAGATGGATTTCCGGGTGtgataggaacaatagattgtacaCATATTAGAATTCAATCTCCTGGGGGAGACAACGCAGAACACTTCCGTAACAGGAAAGGTTATTTCTCTTTGAATTGTCAGACAATCAGTGATCACAATCTATTGATAAGGGATATTGTGGCAAGATGGGCAGGATCTGTGCATGATAGCACCATATTTCGTAACTGTGCTCGTAGAGCACAAtttgaaaatggtgaaataccgcATGGGTATTTATTAGGAGATGGAGGTTATGCCTGCAAACCATATTTATTAACTCCACTGTTAAATCCACTAACTCCAGCCGAACAGCGATATAATAGAGCACACATCAAAACTAGGAACACTGTAGAAAGGCAGTATGGTATATGGAAAAGAAGGTTTCCAATATTGTCAGTGGGTTTGAGATGTGGTCTGCAGAAAGCCATGACTGTAATAACGGCTACTGCAGTACTGCATAACATTGCCAGAAGCACCAGCAATGAAGAACCGCCTGAAGATCCACAGATGGTGCGACTACTAGAGGAGTTACGAGGTTTAAGAGGCCctgacattgatgatgatgaaccTGTTCCCCAAGGAGAGTTGATGCAGCGCAATGATGCTGTGCCTGGGAGAGCATTTCGTCAAGCTATAATTAACCAACATTTTCAATAA
- the LOC138690990 gene encoding myb/SANT-like DNA-binding domain-containing protein 3: MEEKKKRAPNSSQFEVGILLELVGNSASILENKSTDGSSLREKQATWLDLTSQFNAVPGVTKRSTQNLKVCYENLKRRLRKDLADEKVETYKTGGGKKNIKTTNIDPKLLEIMGHSVRPLQNAFDSDTSYQGDVLYDGSLSVVTTQYEVPSTSTAPEMEPVEQASTVSATVIQDITQRVNVQTPVDMVSPNIFQEKEVAHSKTPASSKQYQWNRRRMPQKPKPSCDAVADTFKKRISVLENQLRMMEEEHLKEIRIKNLKISVLRQKLKYWKKKILLIEMPTTVSSSFQLGHSVSFQPIFFQNVTHHLRSSSY; the protein is encoded by the exons atggaagaaaaaaagaaaagagcaccgaactcctcacagttcgaagtgggaattcttttagaactcgtcgGCAATTCGGCATctatattagaaaataaaagtactgacggaagttctctaagagaaaagcaggctacctggttggatttaacctcacaattcaacgcTGTTCCAg GTGTAACAAAAAGGTCTACACAAAATCTAAAAGTATGCTATGAGAATTTAAAAAGACGTCTACGCAAAGACCTTGCAGATGAGAAAGTAGAGACATATAAGACTGGCGGAggaaaaaagaacattaaaacCACAAACATTGACCCTAAACTACTAGAAATTATGGGCCATTCTGTAAGACCCTTACAAAATGCCTTTGACTCTGATACTAGTTATCAGGGTGACGTTTTGTATGATGGTAGTTTGTCAGTAGTAACTACACAGTATGAGGTACCATCAACATCAACTGCTCCTGAAATGGAACCAGTTGAGCAGGCATCAACAGTATCAGCTACTGTAATACAGGACATCACACAGAGAGTAAATGTACAGACACCAGTCGATATGGTATCGCCTAATATCTTCCAAGAAAAGGAAGTGGCACACTCCAAGACCCCAGCCAGCTCCAAGCAGTACCAATGGAATCGTCGTCGGATGCCTCAAAAACCAAAACCTTCATGTGATGCTGTAGCTGACAcctttaaaaaaagaataagtgTACTGGAAAATCAATTACGAATGATGGAGGAAGAACATCTAAAAGAAATTAggataaaaaacttaaaaatttcagTGTTACGACAGAAACTAaaatactggaaaaaaaaaattctgttaattGAAATGCCTACCACTGTCTCTTCCAGTTTTCAACTGGGTCATTCCGTGTCATTTCAACCaatattctttcaaaatgtcACCCACCATCTCAGATCATCTTCGTATTAG